The DNA sequence CCCACTTCCACCAGAGCGCGCAGCATCCTCCCAAAGGCGAAGTGCCCCTTCCCCGGCGGCAGGCGGTTGCTGTCTCCCAAATGCACATGCCATAAACGCGGCGCGGCGGTATGCACCGCCCGCCGAATGCTGGCTTCCTCGATGTTCATGTGAAAGGTGTCCAACAGGAGGCCGAACGCCTGGATATCTCCGAGCCAGAATTTGAACGAATGGCCGAGCGCGTGTTTAATATAGAGCGCGCGGTACTGGTACGGAATTACGGCCGAGATCGCGCCATGGACGAGATGGTCATCCCGTACTTCTCGAAGGTGGAGTGGTGGACCAATCCGGAGCTAGGGGAGCGCCAGGCGCTGGACGTGGAGCGGTTCCGCCGGCTCATGGACGAGTACTACACCTTGCGCGGCTGGGACCCACGCACCGGCTGGCCCACCCGCCGGCGACTGGAGGAATTGGATCTGCGCGATATCGCGGATGAGCTGGAGCGCATCGGCCGGCTCGGGCTGGCGTAACCCTACCGGCCGGCCTTGCCGCTGTCCCTTTCGACGATGGGGTCGAAGCTCTGCGAACGAGGAGGTGGGATATGGCGACCTTTGTCCTGTTGACCAAGGTCTCGCGCCGCGGCATCACACAAATGCGCCATCTGGCGGAGATGGATCGCGAGTTCGAGCAGAAACTGCGCACTACCTGTCCAGAGGTGCGGCGCATCGCCAGCTACGCCCTGCTTGGCCCCTATGACTTCCTGC is a window from the Anaerolineae bacterium genome containing:
- a CDS encoding sugar phosphate isomerase/epimerase; this translates as MNIEEASIRRAVHTAAPRLWHVHLGDSNRLPPGKGHFAFGRMLRALVEVG
- a CDS encoding GYD domain-containing protein → MATFVLLTKVSRRGITQMRHLAEMDREFEQKLRTTCPEVRRIASYALLGPYDFLHIFEAPDEKTAAKVALLANCFGVESTQTLTAIPFDEFTALLQE